From a region of the Acidimicrobiia bacterium genome:
- the lipA gene encoding lipoyl synthase yields MTRLRSRWLGRLPYDEAWDLQRALHEGRLLGRTDDDYLLLLEHPPTYTVGRFSSGANVLIDDARAAALGATVFRVDRGGDVTFHGPGQLVGYPIVRLGSSMEVAGHVARLQEVLIRTLADLGVEAWAEDGFTGVWTAQGKVAAIGVRAARGVTTHGFALNVTTDLTWFDHIVPCGIPDRPVTSLQRLLGEISVEEVADALIPRFAEVFGHDLVDDQRAAFIRGTARADAAFDVDALLASGTFTPRSRQAVPITVRGRLPGEPEKPEWMKVKLDLGPGYRDLKRLVEGLDLNTVCEEAGCPNIYECWGSGTATFMLLGDVCTRACGFCDVATGRPGEVDRDEPKRVAEAVAQMRLEHAVLTSVNRDDLPDGGAEVFAESIRQIRTRLACDVEVLIPDFKGDRAALETVMAAEPDVLNHNTETVLRLQRDVRTAANYGRSLALLARARWLGPASLVKSGLIVGMGETTDEVMGALADLRAVGVDVVTIGQYLRPTARHRRVDRYVHPDEFVAFASEGRRLGLRHVESGPLVRSSYHAKEAAARSSE; encoded by the coding sequence GTGACCCGGCTCCGGTCCCGGTGGCTGGGTCGGCTCCCGTACGACGAAGCCTGGGATCTCCAGCGAGCGCTCCACGAGGGGCGGCTGCTCGGCCGCACCGACGACGACTACCTGCTGCTGCTCGAGCATCCGCCCACCTACACGGTCGGCCGGTTCTCCAGCGGTGCCAACGTGCTCATCGACGACGCCCGAGCCGCGGCCCTCGGCGCAACCGTGTTCCGGGTGGATCGAGGCGGCGACGTGACCTTCCACGGTCCGGGCCAGCTGGTCGGATACCCGATCGTTCGGCTCGGTTCGTCCATGGAGGTCGCCGGGCATGTCGCCCGCCTCCAGGAGGTGCTGATCCGCACACTCGCCGATCTGGGAGTCGAGGCGTGGGCGGAGGACGGATTCACCGGCGTCTGGACCGCGCAGGGCAAGGTGGCCGCCATCGGGGTACGAGCCGCCCGCGGCGTCACCACCCACGGGTTCGCTCTCAACGTGACCACCGATCTGACCTGGTTCGATCACATCGTTCCCTGTGGCATCCCGGACCGACCGGTTACCTCGCTACAGCGCCTCCTGGGCGAGATCTCGGTCGAAGAGGTAGCCGACGCCCTGATTCCTCGATTCGCCGAGGTCTTCGGCCATGACCTCGTCGACGACCAGCGGGCTGCCTTCATCAGGGGCACGGCCAGGGCCGATGCCGCCTTCGACGTCGACGCGCTCCTCGCCAGTGGCACGTTCACCCCGCGCAGCCGCCAGGCCGTGCCGATCACGGTGCGCGGGCGCCTGCCGGGAGAGCCGGAAAAGCCGGAGTGGATGAAGGTCAAGCTCGACCTGGGACCGGGATATCGCGACCTCAAGCGGCTGGTGGAGGGCCTCGACCTCAACACCGTCTGCGAAGAGGCCGGGTGCCCCAACATCTATGAGTGCTGGGGGAGCGGGACGGCAACCTTCATGCTCCTCGGTGACGTGTGCACCCGAGCCTGCGGCTTCTGTGACGTCGCCACCGGTCGACCGGGTGAGGTCGACCGGGACGAGCCGAAGCGCGTTGCCGAGGCCGTCGCCCAGATGCGGCTCGAGCACGCCGTGCTGACCTCGGTGAATCGCGACGACCTCCCCGATGGCGGGGCCGAGGTCTTTGCCGAGTCGATCCGCCAGATCCGGACCCGCCTCGCCTGCGACGTCGAGGTGCTGATCCCGGACTTCAAGGGTGATCGGGCTGCCTTGGAGACGGTGATGGCTGCCGAACCAGATGTCCTCAACCACAACACCGAGACCGTCCTCCGACTACAGCGCGACGTGCGTACCGCGGCCAACTACGGCAGGTCGCTGGCACTGCTCGCCCGGGCCCGGTGGCTGGGTCCCGCCTCCCTGGTCAAATCCGGCCTCATCGTCGGCATGGGAGAGACCACCGACGAGGTGATGGGTGCCCTGGCGGACCTTCGCGCCGTCGGGGTGGACGTGGTCACGATCGGTCAGTACCTGCGTCCGACGGCGCGTCACCGGCGGGTCGATCGTTACGTCCATCCCGACGAATTCGTCGCCTTCGCCTCCGAGGGCCGACGCCTCGGCCTGCGGCACGTGGAGAGTGGCCCGCTGGTCCGCTCCTCCTACCACGCCAAGGAAGCGGCGGCGAGGAGTAGCGAGTAG
- a CDS encoding dihydrolipoamide acetyltransferase family protein has protein sequence MAMTVTMPQLGETVTEGTILRWAKQVGDSINEDEVLLEISTDKVDTEVPSPAAGTILEILVEEGATVAVGTPLVVIGDAGEASSSAPGDDASSAAPAEDDSVGTDETSATDAAEQETPEPAPEAKKEPEPEPEPEPESEPEPESEPESEPEPAADPPRTAPASSEAKPRTSPSGALLSPVVRRLAAEHGIDPTRIEGSGSGGRVTRRDVGAFIESGEAQPAPAEEPKAAPAPAAAAPEPKAAPAAPKPAPPPPAVAGEDTVVEMDRLRVRIAENMIRAKQSTAHVWTSVEVDYEAVEQVRRRNRDAFKEREGFSLTYLPFITRATVDALEEYPVVNSTFDLENKRRIMHGRIDLGFSVDLDQEGLVVMTVRGADGLRLKGLAREVRRVAEKARSGKMEPDDVSGSTFTITNPGPFGSFMSAPIINVPNVAILSTETITKRPVVVQDRDGSDAIAIHHIGYLGFSWDHRAFDGSTAVLFLRRIKENLENWDWEQELV, from the coding sequence ATGGCTATGACGGTCACGATGCCACAGTTGGGAGAGACGGTCACCGAGGGCACCATCCTCCGGTGGGCCAAGCAGGTGGGCGACTCGATCAACGAGGACGAGGTACTCCTGGAGATCTCCACCGACAAGGTGGATACCGAGGTCCCGTCACCGGCGGCGGGAACGATCCTCGAGATCCTCGTCGAAGAAGGAGCCACCGTCGCCGTCGGGACGCCGCTCGTCGTCATCGGCGATGCCGGCGAGGCGTCGTCTTCCGCACCGGGTGACGACGCTTCGTCCGCCGCCCCTGCCGAGGACGATTCCGTTGGGACCGACGAGACCTCAGCAACGGATGCTGCAGAGCAGGAGACCCCGGAACCGGCGCCGGAGGCCAAGAAGGAGCCCGAGCCCGAGCCTGAGCCCGAGCCTGAGTCCGAGCCCGAGCCTGAGTCTGAGCCCGAGTCTGAGCCCGAGCCCGCGGCTGACCCGCCGAGGACGGCCCCGGCATCCTCCGAGGCGAAGCCCCGGACATCCCCATCGGGTGCGCTCCTGTCGCCGGTGGTCCGGCGGCTCGCCGCCGAGCACGGGATCGACCCGACCCGAATCGAGGGAAGCGGGAGCGGCGGCCGGGTCACCCGACGCGACGTAGGGGCGTTCATCGAGAGCGGCGAGGCCCAGCCGGCTCCTGCCGAGGAACCGAAGGCCGCACCGGCGCCAGCCGCTGCCGCGCCCGAGCCGAAGGCCGCCCCGGCCGCGCCGAAGCCGGCGCCACCACCGCCCGCCGTCGCCGGTGAGGACACCGTCGTGGAGATGGACCGCCTGCGGGTTCGGATCGCCGAGAACATGATCCGTGCCAAGCAGTCGACGGCGCACGTATGGACGTCGGTCGAGGTCGACTACGAGGCCGTCGAGCAGGTCCGCCGCCGCAACCGTGACGCCTTCAAGGAGCGGGAGGGCTTCTCGCTCACCTACCTCCCGTTCATCACCCGGGCAACCGTCGATGCCCTGGAGGAGTATCCGGTGGTCAACTCGACCTTCGATCTCGAGAACAAGCGGCGCATCATGCACGGCCGCATCGATCTCGGATTCAGCGTCGACCTGGATCAGGAGGGGCTGGTGGTGATGACGGTGCGGGGCGCCGACGGCCTGCGCCTGAAAGGGCTCGCCCGAGAAGTGCGGCGTGTGGCCGAGAAGGCCCGTTCGGGGAAGATGGAGCCCGACGACGTGAGCGGCAGCACGTTCACCATCACCAACCCGGGACCGTTCGGCTCGTTCATGTCGGCACCGATCATCAACGTGCCCAACGTGGCGATCCTGTCGACGGAGACGATCACCAAGCGTCCGGTGGTGGTCCAGGATCGTGACGGCAGCGACGCCATCGCCATCCACCACATCGGGTACCTCGGGTTCTCCTGGGACCATCGGGCCTTCGACGGCTCCACGGCGGTCCTGTTCCTCAGGCGGATCAAGGAGAACCTCGAGAACTGGGACTGGGAGCAGGAGTTGGTGTGA
- a CDS encoding dehydrogenase E1 component subunit alpha/beta: MSASDVPTIEAKGHAAELSDDRLVEMYEMMLTARLLESRLHSMYRGGRLPGSVYPGVGQEAAQVGFAAALLDDDVLGSTHRDIGMQLTKGVTLEETLLNFYGKASAPTGGRDGNTHFGVLSKGTLMVVSPLPDAYPVAAGCALAFKQRGEDRVALANCGEGATATGTWHETVNMAAVLRLPIVFTVQNNQYAYSTPNEGEFGLEFVAHRADGYGIPGIVVDGNDVLECYSAAKEAVDRARRGEGPTLIEAVTFRHFGHAGHDPAEYVKPDEREAWMAKDPLPRFEAFLEGRGLMDEQRRAELEERITSKIKRTIEWAEEQDDPTADDVTTGLFAVRDGSGPEPGEPSGEPVTFLDAITQALDEEMERDERVFILGEDVGEFGGAFKVTKGLHAKYGPMRVIDTPIAESAIIGASVGAALEGMRPVTELQYTDFIYPGLDQLFTEAAKYHWKAGAAVPMVVRGPSGAGLRAGPYHSISPEGMLSHHPGLKIVVPSTPTAAKGLLLAAIRDPNPVVYLEHKKLYRSVKESIPQGDYEVPLGTARIARSGDDVTIVTWGAMVHTSLEAAEILEGEGVSIEIVDLQSIVPLDWEAVFDSIAKTSRLVVVQEDVPFSSVASEVAARVADEAFWDLDAPVIRVTPPHTHIPYAPVLEDAFVPQVDDVVGAVRTLAAT, translated from the coding sequence ATGAGCGCCTCAGACGTGCCGACGATCGAGGCCAAGGGCCACGCCGCCGAGCTGTCCGACGATCGTCTGGTCGAGATGTACGAGATGATGCTCACCGCCCGTTTGCTCGAGAGCCGCCTGCACTCGATGTATCGGGGCGGGCGTCTCCCGGGGTCGGTGTATCCGGGCGTGGGTCAGGAGGCGGCCCAGGTCGGGTTCGCCGCTGCCCTGCTCGACGACGACGTGCTCGGCTCGACCCATCGCGACATCGGGATGCAGCTGACCAAGGGAGTGACCCTTGAGGAGACGCTGCTCAACTTCTATGGCAAGGCGTCGGCACCCACCGGCGGTCGCGACGGGAACACCCACTTCGGGGTGCTGTCCAAGGGGACCCTCATGGTGGTGTCCCCGCTACCCGATGCCTATCCGGTGGCCGCCGGCTGTGCCCTGGCCTTCAAACAGCGGGGGGAGGACCGGGTGGCTCTGGCCAACTGTGGTGAGGGCGCGACGGCGACCGGCACCTGGCACGAGACGGTCAACATGGCCGCCGTGCTGCGGCTGCCGATCGTGTTCACCGTCCAGAACAACCAGTACGCCTATTCCACGCCCAACGAGGGCGAGTTCGGCCTCGAGTTCGTCGCCCACAGGGCGGACGGTTACGGGATCCCGGGCATCGTGGTCGACGGCAACGACGTCCTCGAGTGTTACTCGGCGGCCAAGGAGGCCGTCGACCGGGCGAGGCGCGGCGAGGGGCCGACACTCATCGAGGCGGTCACCTTCCGGCACTTCGGTCATGCAGGGCACGATCCGGCCGAGTACGTCAAGCCCGACGAGCGCGAGGCGTGGATGGCCAAGGACCCGCTGCCGCGGTTCGAGGCATTTCTGGAGGGGCGTGGCCTGATGGACGAGCAGCGGCGCGCCGAGCTCGAGGAGCGGATCACCTCCAAGATCAAGCGGACCATCGAGTGGGCAGAGGAGCAAGACGACCCCACGGCGGACGACGTGACGACCGGTTTGTTCGCCGTCCGCGACGGCTCCGGACCCGAGCCGGGTGAGCCGTCGGGTGAGCCGGTGACCTTCCTCGACGCGATCACCCAGGCGCTGGACGAGGAGATGGAACGCGACGAGCGGGTGTTCATCCTCGGGGAGGACGTCGGAGAGTTCGGCGGGGCGTTCAAGGTCACCAAGGGCCTGCACGCCAAGTACGGCCCGATGCGGGTGATCGACACGCCGATCGCCGAGTCGGCGATCATCGGGGCATCGGTGGGCGCCGCCCTGGAGGGGATGCGGCCAGTGACCGAGCTGCAGTACACCGACTTCATCTATCCCGGCTTGGATCAGCTGTTCACCGAGGCCGCCAAGTACCACTGGAAGGCCGGTGCGGCGGTGCCGATGGTGGTTCGTGGCCCGAGCGGCGCTGGCCTGCGCGCCGGGCCGTACCATTCGATCAGCCCCGAGGGGATGCTCTCGCACCATCCCGGATTGAAGATCGTGGTTCCCAGTACGCCGACGGCGGCAAAGGGCCTGCTCCTGGCCGCGATCCGTGACCCGAATCCGGTCGTCTACCTGGAGCACAAGAAGCTGTATCGCAGTGTCAAGGAGTCGATCCCACAGGGTGACTACGAGGTCCCCCTGGGCACTGCCCGCATCGCCCGGAGTGGCGACGACGTCACCATCGTCACCTGGGGCGCCATGGTGCACACCTCGCTCGAGGCGGCCGAGATCCTCGAGGGGGAGGGGGTTTCGATCGAGATCGTCGACCTGCAATCGATCGTCCCCCTCGACTGGGAAGCCGTCTTCGACTCCATCGCCAAGACTTCGCGGCTGGTGGTGGTGCAGGAGGACGTCCCGTTCTCGAGCGTCGCCTCTGAGGTGGCGGCCCGGGTCGCCGACGAGGCGTTCTGGGACCTGGACGCTCCGGTCATTCGGGTGACGCCGCCCCACACGCACATTCCGTATGCTCCCGTCCTCGAAGACGCCTTCGTCCCCCAGGTGGACGATGTGGTGGGAGCCGTTCGCACACTCGCAGCCACGTAG
- the lpdA gene encoding dihydrolipoyl dehydrogenase: MYDVVIIGGGPGGYAAGLYAHNFGLSVALVEKAEVGGTCLHRGCIPAKAWLQTAEVFSTVAGSGEFGVDASPPSLDWTAALRRKGKIVDQLHRGLGGLLKKRNVEIVAGTGRIAGRGIVDVELVDGGSRRLEGRTVIVATGSVPRTIPGYEIDGTRIVTSDHALDWAEQPGRIAVIGAGAIGCEFASLLADVGSTVYLFEVVDQILPGADATSAKQLERALAQRGVAVHTGVGVEPAEVGDDGVIVRYGAESVEVDVVLVAVGRAPLTSGVGLEEAGIELDRGFVPVDLETMETSVQGVYAVGDVVAGTPQLAHAGFAEAIAAVTHIATGSSAPVNYRAVPLVVYTHPELASVGLTEAQAREAGMEVEVVEEGFAGIARAMIRGVTQGSVRLVVEKDGPLVGATIVGSDAGELIHELMYSIGWEALPEEAAAFIHAHPTLAETIGEALMAASGRGLHA; encoded by the coding sequence GTGTACGACGTCGTCATCATCGGAGGCGGGCCCGGGGGATACGCGGCTGGCCTTTATGCGCACAACTTCGGGCTGTCGGTGGCCCTGGTCGAGAAGGCGGAGGTGGGCGGCACCTGCCTCCACCGTGGCTGCATCCCGGCCAAGGCCTGGCTCCAGACCGCCGAGGTGTTCTCCACGGTGGCCGGGTCGGGGGAGTTCGGGGTGGACGCGTCTCCGCCATCCCTCGACTGGACGGCGGCGCTACGACGCAAGGGCAAGATCGTCGATCAGCTCCACCGTGGGCTCGGCGGATTGCTGAAGAAGCGGAACGTGGAGATCGTCGCCGGCACCGGCCGCATCGCCGGGCGGGGCATCGTCGACGTCGAGCTCGTCGACGGCGGTAGCCGTCGCCTCGAAGGTCGGACGGTGATCGTCGCCACCGGGTCGGTCCCGCGCACCATCCCCGGCTACGAAATCGACGGGACCCGCATCGTCACCTCGGACCACGCCCTCGATTGGGCAGAGCAGCCTGGCCGGATCGCCGTGATCGGTGCCGGCGCGATCGGCTGCGAGTTCGCCAGCCTGCTCGCCGACGTCGGGTCCACGGTGTATCTCTTCGAGGTGGTGGATCAGATCCTCCCGGGGGCCGACGCCACTTCGGCCAAGCAGCTGGAACGGGCCCTTGCCCAACGCGGGGTGGCGGTCCATACCGGGGTCGGTGTCGAGCCCGCCGAGGTGGGCGACGACGGTGTGATCGTGCGGTACGGCGCGGAATCGGTGGAGGTAGACGTCGTGCTGGTCGCGGTCGGTCGGGCACCGCTCACATCCGGTGTGGGTCTCGAAGAGGCAGGGATCGAGCTCGACCGCGGGTTCGTGCCCGTGGACCTGGAAACCATGGAGACCTCCGTCCAGGGGGTGTACGCCGTCGGCGACGTCGTGGCCGGTACCCCACAGCTCGCTCACGCCGGATTTGCCGAGGCGATCGCGGCCGTCACCCACATCGCCACGGGCTCGTCCGCACCGGTCAACTATCGCGCCGTGCCGCTCGTCGTCTACACCCATCCGGAACTCGCCTCGGTGGGACTCACCGAGGCCCAGGCCCGGGAGGCTGGCATGGAGGTGGAGGTCGTCGAGGAGGGGTTCGCCGGAATCGCCCGGGCGATGATCCGCGGCGTCACCCAGGGCTCGGTGCGCCTGGTAGTGGAGAAGGACGGTCCCCTGGTCGGGGCGACGATCGTGGGCTCCGATGCCGGGGAGCTCATCCACGAGCTCATGTACTCAATCGGATGGGAAGCGCTCCCCGAGGAGGCGGCCGCCTTCATACACGCCCATCCGACCCTTGCCGAGACGATCGGCGAGGCGTTGATGGCCGCCTCGGGAAGGGGCCTGCACGCATGA
- a CDS encoding alpha/beta fold hydrolase: MTGPITEYGLTLEAAWSGPASGATNLLVLCHPHPQQDGTMDAPLMRSLANRLVERGFRVLRFNFRGVGQSEGGWSGGDGEIRDVGAAVAFAREAHPDLPFGLAGWSFGAVMALRWQAEHGDASPYVGVAPALAYDPSLRMPTSDELPPARRLFILGDRDQFCSVDELTTYAAGIGAELEVFPGSDHFFVFRDVAVGNRIAEFFKGRGTSSE; this comes from the coding sequence GTGACCGGACCGATCACCGAGTATGGGCTCACCCTCGAAGCCGCCTGGTCCGGACCCGCCTCGGGTGCCACCAACCTGTTAGTGCTGTGCCATCCGCACCCTCAGCAGGATGGGACCATGGATGCTCCGCTGATGAGGTCGCTGGCCAACCGGCTCGTCGAGCGGGGCTTTCGGGTGCTGCGGTTCAACTTCCGTGGAGTGGGCCAATCCGAGGGAGGCTGGTCGGGCGGCGATGGCGAGATCCGAGACGTGGGCGCCGCGGTCGCGTTCGCCCGCGAGGCGCACCCCGACCTCCCATTCGGCCTCGCCGGCTGGTCGTTCGGTGCGGTGATGGCACTGCGCTGGCAGGCGGAGCACGGCGACGCATCGCCCTATGTCGGCGTGGCCCCCGCCCTCGCCTACGACCCGTCGCTCCGCATGCCGACGAGTGACGAACTCCCGCCGGCGAGGCGCCTGTTCATCCTCGGCGACCGGGACCAGTTCTGTTCGGTCGACGAGCTGACGACCTATGCCGCTGGCATCGGCGCGGAACTCGAGGTGTTTCCGGGAAGTGACCATTTCTTCGTCTTCCGGGACGTGGCGGTGGGGAATCGGATCGCCGAGTTCTTCAAGGGGCGAGGGACGAGTAGCGAGTAG
- a CDS encoding methylmalonyl-CoA mutase family protein → MNRDQFDREFRDAPKRRDRWVTLSFEELPGVGLPEDGAEPPERIGYPGAFPYTRGIHTTGYRGKPWTIRQFAGFAGVADTNARFRRLLAAGQDGLSVAFDMPTLMGLDSDSPRALGEVGHCGVAVDSADDMVELFDQIPLSDVSVSMTINGPAQVIFAFFLVAAEEQGADWSSLQGTLQNDILKEYIAQKEWIYPPKPHLRLITDMMEFCAGEVPQWNTISVSGYHIREAGATAQQELAFTLADGFAYVEAGTRRGMAVDDFAPRLSFFFDSHLDFFEEIAKFRAARRIWARWMRDRYGATSERSLKLRFHTQTAGVSLTAQQPDNNVVRTTVEALAAVLGGTQSLHTNALDEVYALPTDHAADLALRTQQVLMEETGVADVIDPLGGSWLVEEMTDRMEAAVEELLARIDRMGSGSMLDGVLQGIEEGWFQGALAESAYEFEKAVGSGERVIVGVNKYPSSDEDELDILRISEEVEVEQRRRIATVREARDATAVDQALAALVAAARGDDNLMPFIVDAARRRATEGEIGDALLGVFGGYREPPRL, encoded by the coding sequence GTGAACCGCGATCAGTTCGACCGGGAATTCCGGGACGCTCCCAAGCGGCGTGACCGCTGGGTGACGCTCTCCTTCGAGGAACTCCCCGGCGTCGGGCTCCCCGAGGACGGTGCCGAGCCTCCGGAGCGTATCGGCTATCCGGGAGCGTTCCCCTACACCCGCGGCATCCACACCACCGGGTATCGCGGCAAGCCGTGGACCATCCGGCAGTTCGCCGGTTTCGCCGGCGTCGCCGACACCAACGCTCGGTTCCGACGCCTCCTCGCCGCCGGGCAGGACGGCCTGTCCGTGGCCTTCGACATGCCCACGCTCATGGGACTCGACTCGGACAGTCCCAGGGCGCTGGGTGAGGTCGGGCACTGTGGCGTGGCGGTGGACAGCGCCGACGACATGGTCGAACTGTTCGATCAGATTCCCCTCAGCGACGTGTCGGTGTCGATGACGATCAACGGACCCGCACAGGTGATCTTCGCCTTCTTCCTGGTGGCGGCCGAGGAGCAGGGAGCCGACTGGTCGAGCCTCCAGGGGACGCTCCAGAACGACATCCTCAAGGAGTACATCGCGCAGAAGGAGTGGATCTACCCACCGAAGCCGCACCTGCGCCTGATCACGGACATGATGGAGTTCTGCGCCGGCGAGGTCCCCCAGTGGAATACGATCTCGGTGAGCGGCTATCACATCCGGGAGGCCGGAGCCACCGCCCAGCAGGAGCTGGCCTTCACGCTCGCCGATGGGTTCGCCTACGTCGAGGCGGGCACGCGGCGGGGCATGGCCGTCGACGACTTCGCTCCGCGGCTGTCGTTCTTCTTCGACTCTCACCTCGACTTCTTCGAGGAGATCGCCAAGTTCCGGGCCGCACGGAGGATCTGGGCACGCTGGATGCGGGACCGCTACGGGGCCACCTCCGAGCGGTCCCTCAAGCTGCGGTTCCACACCCAGACCGCCGGGGTCTCACTGACCGCCCAGCAGCCTGACAACAACGTGGTGCGGACCACGGTGGAGGCACTGGCGGCGGTCCTCGGCGGCACGCAGAGCCTCCACACCAACGCCCTCGACGAGGTCTACGCCCTTCCCACCGACCACGCGGCCGATCTAGCGCTGCGCACCCAGCAGGTGCTGATGGAGGAGACCGGGGTCGCCGACGTGATCGATCCCCTCGGAGGATCGTGGCTGGTGGAGGAGATGACGGACCGCATGGAGGCGGCGGTCGAGGAGCTGCTGGCGAGGATCGATCGCATGGGGAGCGGTTCGATGCTCGACGGTGTCCTCCAAGGCATCGAGGAGGGGTGGTTCCAGGGCGCTCTGGCCGAATCCGCCTACGAATTCGAGAAGGCCGTCGGCTCGGGTGAGCGGGTGATCGTGGGCGTCAACAAGTACCCGTCCTCTGACGAGGACGAGCTCGACATCCTGCGCATCTCCGAGGAGGTGGAGGTCGAGCAGCGGCGGCGCATCGCTACCGTCCGCGAGGCTCGCGATGCGACCGCGGTCGATCAGGCGCTCGCCGCGCTCGTCGCCGCGGCCCGCGGCGACGACAACCTGATGCCGTTCATCGTCGATGCGGCGCGCCGGAGGGCGACCGAGGGCGAGATCGGCGATGCCCTGCTCGGGGTGTTCGGCGGGTACCGGGAGCCGCCGAGGCTCTGA
- a CDS encoding peroxiredoxin-like family protein: MDDLTAAAEAEWLEKWTVGPTEGLGTLVAPGTAAPDLVLPDHTGEPVRLSDHWSTGPALLMFWRHFGCTCGVERAGRLATEYDAYSAAGLTPIIVSQGEPERAAAYRTTHNIATLILCDPDQSAYRAYGIGQWSVEQVLFDAPVEYWSHPRQLGVEFQDGRREQGRPPVDDPWLAAAEVVVGSDGIIRLSYAYQYCEDYPDPRVLTTAARLSTG; the protein is encoded by the coding sequence TTGGATGATCTGACAGCCGCTGCCGAGGCCGAGTGGCTCGAGAAGTGGACGGTCGGCCCCACCGAGGGCCTTGGCACCCTGGTGGCCCCGGGTACGGCCGCTCCCGATCTTGTGCTCCCCGATCACACAGGCGAGCCCGTCAGGCTGAGCGATCACTGGTCGACAGGACCCGCGCTGCTGATGTTCTGGCGCCACTTCGGATGCACCTGCGGTGTCGAACGTGCCGGGCGGCTTGCCACCGAGTACGACGCGTATTCGGCGGCCGGGCTGACGCCGATCATCGTTTCCCAGGGAGAACCCGAGCGGGCAGCCGCCTACCGCACGACGCACAACATCGCGACTCTGATCTTGTGCGATCCAGATCAGTCCGCCTACCGGGCCTACGGCATCGGCCAATGGTCTGTCGAGCAGGTCCTCTTCGATGCTCCCGTCGAATACTGGAGTCACCCACGCCAGCTTGGGGTCGAGTTCCAAGACGGGCGGCGCGAGCAGGGCCGGCCACCGGTCGACGACCCCTGGTTGGCCGCCGCAGAAGTCGTTGTCGGGTCGGACGGGATCATCCGGCTGTCGTACGCCTACCAATACTGCGAGGACTATCCCGACCCTCGGGTCCTCACGACGGCTGCACGACTCAGCACGGGATGA